Below is a genomic region from Prunus persica cultivar Lovell chromosome G3, Prunus_persica_NCBIv2, whole genome shotgun sequence.
aattttcatttcttatgtatttatttttgagttcatcCAAGACCATGAGGAActaatttcttgttagttagggcttaatcttgaagccctaaacattattttaattttataaacaagtttaatggatttttagtttctaCAAGCGTGATGATTTCGGTTTCTCTATGTTATGtgaattctaatattttgtttctttgagtagCTAACTTAGAAGCATGTATTggaattaaattgttgtagaACATAGGTCAATTGCCATATTGAATGTGTTCTTGTTGCAATGAATAATTGGGTTAAGAACTAGTTATGAGAAATCGATTCTTGAATTCCTAATAACAAATGCCATGTGTTAGGGTTTTTGTCACACTCATATTCTCTTTGATCTTAATGGATTCTTGATTGTTAATTTGAGTAAATGCCATACTAGATTTCAATTAAGAATACACGTATTGATGTAAATGCCATACACTTTACATACACTTAAGAGAGAATCATACAACTCGAGTCaaatgccatgatcttgttgTGAGTGTCGTCATCATATATGCttgctagaaattgattatctattgttgtttatggattgattgattgttttgAGGTGGATAGTAAGTCCTAGTTAttgttcttgattgattttaaaccaatttctcttaaactctaatttaaattctcttttgttttctgttccttattttgttttattcacaaaatcaaatcaaaactcCCTTGGTGTAGTGGCTCATTCTCAGATCCCAACATATGGCTGACAGACAGTGGTGCTACAAACCATATGACATCCGATCTTCAGCTGCTCTCCAACATCACTCCTTCCACTTCCACGGATAATGTTACTATAGGTAATGGTACTGGACTTAGGATTGCTAATGTTGGTAGTTCCTCTCTTGTCTCTGGTCACCGAGTCTTTCATCTACCTGAGGTCTTGCATGTTCCTAATCTTGCCACTAATCTGTTATCGGTTCATCAATTTTGTCTTGATAATCACTGCCAGATTTTATATAATGCATTGTGGTTCCAAATCCAGGATCTACAGGGGCGAACTCTATATCAAGGACAGTGCCATAATGGTCTTTATCCACTTCCAACAAGGAcaccttctctttttcctaGCCTGGCTGCTTTTCATGGTCACAAAGTGTGCCATACTCTGTGGCACTATAGATTAGGTCATCCTTCTCATGATATTACTAGTTCTATGTTAGCCAAAGCTCATATTCCCATTTCTCCTAGTTTGCCACATATGTGCAGCTTTTGTTTACATGGCAAGATGTGTAAACAACCATTTCCATCTTCCCATATTATGTCTCAAATCCCTTTTGAAGTGATACACTCGGATGTCTGGGGTCCTACTCCCTATTCCTCTTTGCATGGTCATAGGTACTATGTAATTTTCCTTGATGAGTGTACCAACTTCTGTTGGTTATTTCCATTAATGAAGAAATCTGATTGTTTCCCTacttttgttcattttcttgCCTACATTGAGAATCAGTTTGCTACTTCCATTAAGACTTTCCAATCTGATGATGGGGGTGAATATGTCAGTAAATATTTTCTGACCTATCTTGGTTCTAAAGGAATTTTACACCATAAGTCTTGTCCTTACACCCCTGAGCAAAATGGAAGAGCTGAAAGGAAACATCGCCACTTAGTTGAAACTGCTGTTACACTTCTCACTACTGCTGCTCTTCCTTCcgaatttctttttcatgcaTTATCCACTGCTAACCATCTCATTAATAGGATGCCATGCAAGTCTTTAGGTATGCATTCTCCTTTTTCTAAGCTGTTCCACAAAGAACCCAATATTACTCTTTTGAAAGTGTTTGGTTGTGCTTGCTATCCTTTATTACGACCCTATACTCAATCTAAAGTGCAACCTAGGTCTGAACAATGTGTCTTTTTGGGGTATTCTTTGGAATATAAAGGTTATCTTTGTCTAGTACCCAAAACTGATCGCATTTACATCTCTCGCCATGTTGTCTTTGATGAGacttgttttccttttaagaGTTCTTCATTTTCCCCAGACAGTCCCAAACCACCAGATTTCAAAACACTCCGTCCTTCCCTTTCTCCTAGATCTTCTCTACATTCTGCATGCACTCTTAGACTTGATAGTTTACCAGAGGCTCCTTCTTCTACTACACAATTAGCAAGTCCAGTATCTTATCCAAGGGAAGTTGTCTCTTCTGTTGATGTTATTGATTCTTCTACTGAGTTTATACAGGATCAGCTACTGCCACTACAGGATCAGGTACCAACAGAGTCTTCCACTCTGTCAGTCCCGTTATCTTCTTCTCCTGCACATGCCTTGGATCAGTCCCCTTCCCTAGATCTGATTGTGGACCTTCCTGCTCCACCTGTTAACTCACATCCTATGCAAACTCGCTCCAAGTCTGGAATTATTAAGTCTCGCCATGGTTTCTTGGCTGCCAAGTCCACAAATGGCCCTTCTCCTTTCCATGAACCACAGACTTATTCTCAGGCTGCCAAGGTTTCGGAATGGAATCATGCTATGGTTGATGAGTTTCAGGCTCTTGAAAAGCAGCATACTTGGACTCTTGTTCCTTATCAACCCTTCATGAACATTGTTGGTTGTAAATGGGTGTTCAAACTTAAGAAAAATGCTGATGGTTCTATTTCTCGGCACAAGGCTCGATTGGTTGCCAAAGGGTTTCATCAAGAGGCTGGTCTTGATTATGATGAAACATTCAGTCCTGTTGTCAAGCACTCTACAGTTCGATTGATCCTTGCTTTAGCTGCTTAATATCATTGGTCCATTAAACAACTTGACGTgaagaatgcttttcttcatggtGTACTTCATGAAGAAGTTTATATGCAACAGCCCCCTGGTTTTGAAGATTCTGCTCATCCTCATCATGTGTGCCGCTTATTGAAGTCCCTTTATGGGTTGAAACAAGCTCCTCGGGCTTGGAATGAGCGTTTCACTACTCACTTGCTCACCCTTGGTTTTGTTCAATCCTTGGCTGATACATCTCTGTTTATTCGCGTATCTGGGAGTGATCTTCTTGTTCTCCTCTTATATGTCGATGATATCATCTTGACTGGGAATAATAGTGTCTTGATTCAGCAGACCATTACAGCTCTCAGTCGTGAATTTGATATGAAGGATCTCGGCCAATTAACTTATTTTCTGGGACTCCAAGTTCAGTATACTTCCACCGGCATTCATGTTAATCAATCCAAATATGCGGCTGATCTTCTTCTTAAAGCTGGTATGACTCAATGCAAGCCTTGTTCTACACCCTGTTTACCTACAGCAAAGTTACTCAAGTTTGATGGCACCCCTCTTTCGGATCCTACTGTCTATAGAAGTCTAGTGGGAGGGCTTCAATATCTTACCTTCAGCAGACCTGATATTGCTTTTGCCGTGAACACTCTTTGCCAGTTTATGCATACTCCTACAGATTCACATTTTGCTGCTGTCAAACGTGTGCTGCGCTATTTGGCTGGTACTCTGACTCATGGCATTCATTTCACCTCTGGTGATGTGCATTTGCAAGCATATTCTGATGCAGACTGGGCAGGTGATGTCAATGATCGTCGGTCCACGACAGGGTCTGTTGTCTTTCTCGGCAATAATCCTATCTCTTGGTGTGCTAAGAAGCAGAACACTGTCTCTCGTTCCTCGACTGAGGCAGAATACAGGGCTCTTGCTATCACTTCCGCTGAGTTATCCTGGCTTCACCAACTTCTACGTGATCTTCATGTCTTTCTTGATCGTCCCCCTGTTCTTTGGTGTGACAATATTTCGGCTTTAGCCCTTGCTAGCAATCCTGTGTTTCATGCGCGCACTAAGCACATTGAGATCGACTTCCACTTTATCCGTGAGCGTGTTACTAGGGGCGATATGCTGGTTTCTCATATTCCTAGTAGTAATCAACTGGCCGATATATTCACTAAAGGGCTGCATACTTCTCAGTTTTCGTATCTTCGAGACAACCTAATGCTTAGTCCCCCAAGCATTAGCTTGAGGGGGGATGTTAGTCTACAACCCAAATTGCCAGAATGAATATAACTCATGCTGCACGTGTCTGATAGGATGGTCACGTGTCTGTTAGTTAGGATGAGTTGGCTAATGAGCTGGCTGGTTGTTATTGTTGTTAATCTGTTCTTAACTTAATTCCCTAGTTAGTTAGCTAATAGATATATATAAGTCGATTGTAAAACTCTGTATTCAatttaagaagagaaaatcTGTTTGAGAACTCTATTCGGttttgctttctctctctctctctctctctcaatactTCTAGTCTTAAGAAGCTTGATCTGGTTCATCCATGGCTCCCATGAAGAAAGCTTTCATTTGGAAGtcctttgttttgattttcattgcATGACATTGATAAACATCTCTTTAGATCTCATTCTTCGTGGGATCGACCCTTGCTTGCT
It encodes:
- the LOC109948051 gene encoding uncharacterized protein LOC109948051, with product MQQPPGFEDSAHPHHVCRLLKSLYGLKQAPRAWNERFTTHLLTLGFVQSLADTSLFIRVSGSDLLVLLLYVDDIILTGNNSVLIQQTITALSREFDMKDLGQLTYFLGLQVQYTSTGIHVNQSKYAADLLLKAGMTQCKPCSTPCLPTAKLLKFDGTPLSDPTVYRSLVGGLQYLTFSRPDIAFAVNTLCQFMHTPTDSHFAAVKRVLRYLAGTLTHGIHFTSGDVHLQAYSDADWAGDVNDRRSTTGSVVFLGNNPISWCAKKQNTVSRSSTEAEYRALAITSAELSWLHQLLRDLHVFLDRPPVLWCDNISALALASNPVFHARTKHIEIDFHFIRERVTRGDMLVSHIPSSNQLADIFTKGLHTSQFSYLRDNLMLSPPSISLRGDVSLQPKLPE